In one Alosa alosa isolate M-15738 ecotype Scorff River chromosome 14, AALO_Geno_1.1, whole genome shotgun sequence genomic region, the following are encoded:
- the sall1a gene encoding sal-like protein 1a → MSRRKQAKPQHFQSDPHLALSEHNGDAEASLEDTPCKETDAHVCGRCCAEFFELSDLEQHQKNCTKNQLVLIVNENPVSPSGTFSPGSPPPNPDEQMNDTVNNADQVEACDLLEQNTLNKEESMEVDVSGITAGDDDRGSHVEGGSPINNIIINNNSSSSSSGGGGNNINNNSSSSSSHAGSVVGNPALSTSLPQLANLTELGNISMINSNVIIENLQSTKVAVAQFSQESRSSSSSSSTSSVGQRVAVPALMEQLLALQQQQIHQLQLIEQIRHQILLLASQSPEMQAPPTSSSNTLGSSSTSPLTTLSSHLSQQLAAAAGLAQSLASQSASISSLKQMAGAAQLPPSTSGAGGEGSQGMGASVGSSAQPGEKRPAATSLHAQLNPSLAKSSAPAFGIGSLLNASTNPLLPQPPAGNPIFSSALPSVGTTVEDLNSLAALARKGKQPNVSSFEHKSSSEEAFFKHKCRFCAKVFGSDSALQIHLRSHTGERPYKCNICGNRFSTRGNLKVHFQRHKEKYPHIQMNPYPVPEHLDNIPTSTGIPYGMSMPPEKPVTSWLDSKPVLSTLTSSVGMLLPPTIPSLPPFIKKEENHSVAITSPSSSAKSDMGAMEPSTKSNDGVSEEGESAALPTSNGKSEESSQSSNLIRLAVSSAGDNSTEYTMSNSPPMATNPLMPLMSEQFKAKFPFGGLLDPLQGSETSKLQQLVENIDRKVTDPNECVICHRVLSCQSALKMHYRTHTGERPFKCKICGRAFTTKGNLKTHYSVHRAMPPLRVQHSCPICQKKFTNAVVLQQHIRMHMGGQIPNTPMPDNYSETMGSDAGSFDDRNFDDLENMSDDYMDGMEEGLDSNSIPDTPRSADASQDSLYNSPNPHDQSGGNEGQERASQRGSTEDLHMGKTKMTENGLMEGDHLTNDSSSLGGDIESQSVGSPAVSESTSSMQAASPSSAIPQQHQQQQHQQRRSPSLEERHQRAMSLEHISASLMQSHSAAAGLGALDLTSMNSSKDALGLLFPFRDRGASKNTACDICGKTFACQSALDIHYRSHTKERPFICTACNRGFSTKGNLKQHMLTHQMRDLPSQLFEPSNTSLSSNSSPSLLSISSLSSMIKTEVNGFLPGLHHHQDLPLPLPSKDLPSGLVTSSASTSPVLPSAPPRRTPKQHYCNTCGKMFSSSSALQIHERTHTGEKPFACTICGRAFTTKGNLKVHMGTHMWNSAPARRGRRLSVDGPMAFLGPNPVKFPEIFQKDLTPRAGNGDPASFWNQYATAFSNGLAMKTNEISVIQNGGLPPSLSGSVGNGGSSPVGGLTGSLEKLHNVEPGAALAGLEKMANTENGTHFRFTRFMEDNKEIVTN, encoded by the exons ATGTCGCGAAGGAAACAAGCGAAGCCGCAGCATTTCCAGTCGGACCCGCATCTGGCCTTATCCGAGCACAATG GCGACGCAGAGGCCTCCTTGGAAGACACCCCCTGCAAGGAAACGGATGCCCACGTCTGTGGCAGATGTTGTGCCGAATTCTTTGAACTATCTGATCTTGAACAACACCAGAAGAATTGCACTAAGAATCAATTAGTTCTGATTGTGAATGAGAATCCAGTCTCCCCTTCCGGGACCTTCTCGCCAGGCTCCCCCCCACCTAATCCTGACGAGCAGATGAATGACACAGTTAATAACGCAGATCAAGTGGAGGCCTGTGACCTTTTGGAGCAGAACACGCTCAACAAAGAGGAGTCCATGGAAGTGGACGTGTCGGGAATCACCGCTGGAGATGACGACAGAGGAAGTCATGTCGAGGGAGGAAGCCccatcaacaacatcatcattaacaacaacagcagcagcagcagcagtggtggtggtggcaacaacatcaacaataacagcagcagtagcagcagccaTGCTGGCTCAGTGGTGGGGAACCCGGCCCTGTCCACCTCTCTACCTCAGCTGGCCAATCTGACCGAGCTGGGCAACATCTCCATGATCAACAGCAACGTCATCATCGAGAACCTGCAGAGCACCAAAGTGGCCGTGGCCCAGTTCTCCCAGGAGAGCcgctcgtcctcctcctcctcgtcgaCCTCCTCGGTGGGTCAGCGGGTGGCTGTGCCGGCCCTCATGGAGCAGCTCCTggccctgcagcagcagcagatccaCCAGCTGCAGCTCATCGAGCAGATCCGCCACCAGATCCTGCTGCTGGCCTCCCAGTCGCCAGAGATGCAGGCGCCCCCCACCTCGTCCTCCAACACACTGGGGTCCTCCAGCACCAGCCCGCTGACCACACTCAGCTCGCACCTCTCCCAGCAGCTGGCCGCTGCAGCGGGCCTGGCCCAAAGCCTGGCCAGCCAGTCGGCCTCCATCAGCAGCCTGAAGCAGATGGCTGGCGCCGCGCAGCTACCTCCGAGCACCTCTGGAGCGGGCGGCGAGGGGTCCCAGGGCATGGGAGCGTCGGTGGGCAGCAGTGCCCAGCCTGGCGAGAAGCGCCCCGCGGCCACCAGTCTCCACGCTCAGCTCAATCCCTCCCTGGCGAAGTCGAGCGCGCCCGCTTTCGGGATCGGTAGCTTGCTCAACGCGTCTACCAACCCACTTCTACCTCAACCGCCAGCGGGCAACCCCATTTTCTCCAGCGCCCTGCCCAGTGTGGGCACCACGGTGGAGGACCTGAACTCGCTGGCGGCGCTGGCAAGGAAGGGCAAGCAGCCCAACGTCTCGTCCTTCGAGCACAAGAGCAGCTCGGAGGAGGCCTTCTTCAAACACAAGTGCAGGTTCTGCGCCAAGGTGTTCGGGAGCGACAGTGCCTTGCAGATCCACCTGCGCTCACACACCGGCGAACGGCCATACAAGTGCAACATCTGCGGCAACCGCTTCTCCACGCGCGGCAACTTGAAGGTCCATTTCCAACGCCACAAAGAGAAGTACCCTCACATTCAGATGAACCCGTATCCAGTCCCTGAGCATCTGGACAATATTCCAACTAGCACTGGCATTCCCTATGGCATGTCCATGCCGCCTGAGAAACCGGTCACCAGTTGGCTGGACAGCAAGCCTGTTCTGTCCACGCTCACCTCCTCAGTGGGCATGCTGCTCCCACCAACCATTCCCAGCCTGCCCCCATTCATCAAGAAAGAGGAGAACCACTCTGTCGCCATCACGAGCCCCTCCAGTTCAGCCAAGAGTGATATGGGTGCCATGGAGCCCTCCACTAAAAGCAACGACGGCGTGTCGGAAGAAGGCGAGAGCGCCGCTCTGCCTACCTCAAACGGGAAGAGCGAAGAGAGCAGCCAGTCGTCCAACTTGATCAGGCTGGCCGTCAGCTCGGCCGGAGACAACTCCACCGAGTACACCATGTCCAACAGCCCTCCCATGGCCACCAACCCGCTCATGCCGCTCATGTCGGAGCAGTTCAAGGCCAAGTTCCCGTTCGGCGGGCTGCTGGACCCGCTACAGGGGTCCGAGACCTCCAAGCTGCAGCAGCTGGTGGAGAACATCGACCGCAAGGTGACGGACCCCAACGAGTGCGTCATCTGCCACCGCGTGCTGAGCTGCCAGAGCGCGCTCAAGATGCACTACCGCACACACACGGGGGAGCGGCCGTTCAAATGCAAGATCTGCGGCCGGGCGTTCACCACCAAGGGCAACCTGAAGACCCACTACAGTGTGCACCGGGCCATGCCCCCGCTGCGGGTGCAGCACTCGTGCCCCATTTGCCAGAAGAAGTTCACCAACGCTGTGGTGCTGCAGCAGCACATCCGCATGCACATGGGCGGACAGATCCCCAACACCCCGATGCCCGACAACTACTCCGAGACCATGGGCTCCGACGCCGGCTCGTTTGACGACAGGAACTTCGACGACCTGGAGAACATGTCCGACGACTACATGGACGGGATGGAGGAGGGCCTGGACAGCAACAGCATCCCGGACACCCCCAGGTCGGCCGACGCATCGCAGGACAGCCTGTACAACTCGCCCAACCCGCATGACCAATCAGGGGGTAACGAGGGCCAGGAGAGGGCCAGCCAGCGCGGCTCAACGGAGGACCTGCACATGGGCAAAACGAAAATGACCGAGAATGGCTTGATGGAAGGCGATCACCTCACCAACGATTCCTCATCCCTGGGAGGCGACATCGAGAGCCAGAGCGTGGGAAGTCCGGCCGTGTCCGAATCTACCTCTTCCATGCAAGCGGCATCGCCCTCCAGCGCCATAccgcagcagcatcagcagcagcagcatcagcagaggAGATCCCCGAGCCTGGAGGAGCGGCATCAGAGAGCCATGTCTCTGGAGCACATCAGCGCGAGCCTCATGCAATCACACAGCGCCGCCGCCGGCCTCGGTGCCCTCGACCTGACCTCCATGAACTCGTCGAAGGACGCCCTGGGCTTGCTCTTCCCCTTCCGCGACCGCGGTGCCTCCAAGAACACAGCGTGCGACATCTGCGGCAAGACGTTCGCCTGCCAGAGTGCCTTGGACATCCACTACCGAAGCCATACCAAAGAGAGACCGTTCATTTGCACAGCCTGCAACCGGGGCTTCTCCACCAAGGGAAACCTGAAGCAGCACATGCTGACCCACCAGATGCGCGACCTGCCCTCGCAGCTGTTTGAGCCCTCCAACACTAGCCTGTCGTCCAACTCCAGCCCCTCGCTCCTCTCCATCAGCTCATTGTCCTCCATGATCAAGACGGAGGTCAACGGCTTCCTGCCGGGCCTTCACCACCACCAGgacctgcccctgcccctgccctccAAAGACCTGCCCTCGGGCCTGGTCACCTCCTCCGCCTCCACATCCCCAGTCCTGCCGTCTGCCCCACCACGCCGGACGCCCAAGCAGCACTACTGTAACACCTGCGGGAAGATGTTCTCGTCGTCGAGCGCGCTCCAGATCCACGAGAGAACCCACACCGGAGAGAAGCCTTTCGCCTGCACCATCTGCGGCCGTGCGTTCACCACCAAAGGAAATCTTAAG gtccacatgggcacacacatgTGGAACAGCGCCCCTGCCAGGCGTGGCCGCCGACTGTCTGTGGACGGCCCCATGGCTTTCCTCGGGCCCAACCCGGTCAAGTTCCCCGAGATCTTCCAGAAGGACTTAACGCCCCGGGCTGGCAACGGGGACCCGGCCAGCTTCTGGAACCAGTACGCCACCGCCTTCTCCAACGGCCTGGCCATGAAGACCAACGAGATCTCAGTCATCCAGAACGGAGGCTTGCCGCCCTCCCTGTCGGGGAGCGTGGGTAACGGCGGCAGCTCGCCCGTGGGAGGCCTGACGGGCAGCCTGGAGAAGCTGCACAACGTCGAGCCTGGCGCCGCCCTGGCTGGCCTCGAGAAGATGGCCAACACGGAGAACGGGACCCACTTCCGATTCACACGATTCATGGAGGACAACAAAGAGATTGTCACCAACTAG